Below is a genomic region from Methanococcus vannielii SB.
ATTACTCTGAAGTTTGGAAAGATGCACAATTAAGGCCCAATATTGACATAAATCGCTGTAGGGCATGTGATAGCTGTGAAGCTCAAAAAATGTGTCCAACAAACGCAATAATTAGAATGGATTCTTTTGGAAAAAGAACGCTTCCAAATGAAGACTGTTTTGGATGCGGAGTTTGTGTTGATTCATGTAACTATGGAGTATACAAAATGAATAGAAAAAGTATTTTGGATATTAAAATAACCTGTAGGCAGTCGGATAGAGTTAGGGCATTAAAACTTTCAAAAGAACTTAAAAAAAGAATTCAAAAAGAAGAATTTATATTTTAATTTAATATTTATTTTTTCTCTCAATGTAGTAATTAGTGTAACTCCTATAACCAAAAGCCGTTAAAAACATTTGTAAAAATGGCATTGTGAGTACCATGATACCCATTGCGACTGCCATTAATATGGGCGATATTATCGCACCCATAATTATTGGAATCATTGTAACCAAAATTACAGGAACCACTAATATAAATGACACGATACCGACTAAAAGTAATACAAGTACGTATTCAAGAGATATTTTTGAAACAATTTCTTTTAAATCAAAAAATCCGCTAAATTTATCTTTGTCTACATATGTAATCATTGCAAGCGTTAAATATAATGCTTGAAATATAGAAATTACAAAGGAAATTAAATTTAAAGCTAAATCTATTGCTATTGAGTTCATTGCAGATTCATTTAAAATGCTTAATATAATAAATGGTGACGAAATAATAACACTTATTATTCCAAAAGCTAACTGTAAAACAAACATTCCCATTAAAAGAGTTGCACCTTTTTTAAGAAGTTCTTTAAAATCCCCCCATTCTGGAAGTTCCATTTTTCCATCAATAGTTTCTCGAATAATTTTTACATAGTATCCAGAAACTACTGCAAGTACTAAAACTCCAATTATAGAAATTAATAGCCCTAAGACGATTCCAACTATTGATGTTATTATTGCTAAATTCATCATACCCATTATTGAAGGAATAACTCCTGCAACCATTAAAAATAGCCCTAAAATTATTGTAAAAATTGAAACAAGTTGCAGTACTCCTCCAACAAATATTTTTTTGAAGTCTGATGAGGCGTAAATTAGTGGTTCTTTTATGTATTTTTCAAAAAACATTTTTTCATCACTCTTGATAGGTTATTATATAAAAATACTGATATAATTATTAATATTATTTTGGGATATAAATTTGTTAGTTGAATTTTTAAGTTTTTAAGGGGGAAAGACATGGAAGACATTTCAAAATACCGTAAAACTA
It encodes:
- a CDS encoding DUF4013 domain-containing protein, producing MFFEKYIKEPLIYASSDFKKIFVGGVLQLVSIFTIILGLFLMVAGVIPSIMGMMNLAIITSIVGIVLGLLISIIGVLVLAVVSGYYVKIIRETIDGKMELPEWGDFKELLKKGATLLMGMFVLQLAFGIISVIISSPFIILSILNESAMNSIAIDLALNLISFVISIFQALYLTLAMITYVDKDKFSGFFDLKEIVSKISLEYVLVLLLVGIVSFILVVPVILVTMIPIIMGAIISPILMAVAMGIMVLTMPFLQMFLTAFGYRSYTNYYIERKNKY